In Methanosphaera sp. ISO3-F5, a genomic segment contains:
- a CDS encoding 2-oxoacid:ferredoxin oxidoreductase subunit beta codes for MSNHEHKFMKYLRKERLPHIFCPGCGDGIVLNTLFNAIEMSDIDFENISMVSGIGCSSRIPGYVKCDSLHTTHGRALAFATGLKTANPKQDVIVVTGDGDATSIGGNHLIHAARRNIDLTVICINNDIYGMTGGQISPTSPLGSYATTAPYGSTDKPFNIAEIAKAAGATYVAKYTTAQPIQVSQAIKAGLENKGFSFIEVVAQCPTYYGRKNKIRSPIEMLNWLKENTITIEQAKNMTEEELEGKIITGEYINKPRKEFIEALEEITKNNTDINPDTNINRAYRSE; via the coding sequence GACGGAATAGTACTAAACACACTATTCAACGCAATAGAAATGTCAGACATAGACTTCGAAAACATAAGCATGGTATCAGGAATAGGATGTTCCTCAAGAATACCAGGATACGTAAAATGTGACTCACTCCACACAACACACGGAAGAGCACTAGCATTCGCAACAGGACTAAAAACAGCAAACCCAAAACAAGACGTAATAGTAGTAACCGGAGACGGAGACGCAACCAGTATCGGAGGAAACCACCTAATCCACGCAGCAAGAAGAAACATAGACCTGACCGTAATATGCATAAACAATGACATATACGGAATGACCGGAGGACAAATAAGTCCAACCAGCCCACTAGGAAGCTACGCAACAACAGCCCCATACGGATCAACAGACAAACCATTCAACATAGCAGAAATAGCAAAAGCAGCAGGAGCAACATACGTAGCAAAATACACAACAGCCCAACCAATACAAGTATCACAAGCAATCAAAGCAGGACTAGAAAACAAAGGATTCTCATTCATAGAAGTAGTAGCACAATGCCCAACATACTACGGAAGAAAAAACAAAATACGAAGCCCAATAGAAATGCTAAACTGGCTAAAAGAAAACACAATCACCATTGAACAAGCAAAAAACATGACAGAAGAAGAACTAGAAGGAAAAATAATAACCGGAGAATACATAAACAAACCAAGAAAAGAATTCATCGAAGCACTAGAAGAAATCACAAAAAACAACACAGACATAAACCCAGACACAAACATAAACAGAGCATACAGGAGTGAATAA
- a CDS encoding 2-oxoacid:ferredoxin oxidoreductase subunit gamma codes for MRTDIRIAGFGGQGVLMCGIVIAKAASLFDKNYAVQTQSYGPEARGGASRTEVVVSDEQIDYPKVENPQIFVAMSHEALIKYIDDIKTGATLLIDPDLVYQDEIKDIIEEKQLQIYHSKATQTAEQTIGKKIVSNIVMLGSFVEATGIITEESAKQSILDSVPKGTEELNLQAFEEGKKIVKKIN; via the coding sequence ATGAGAACAGATATAAGAATAGCAGGATTCGGAGGACAAGGAGTACTCATGTGCGGAATAGTAATAGCAAAAGCAGCATCACTATTCGACAAAAACTACGCAGTACAAACACAATCCTACGGACCAGAAGCAAGAGGAGGCGCAAGCCGAACAGAAGTAGTAGTCAGCGACGAACAAATAGACTACCCAAAAGTAGAAAACCCACAAATATTCGTAGCAATGAGCCACGAAGCACTAATAAAATACATAGACGACATAAAAACAGGAGCAACACTCCTCATAGACCCAGACCTAGTATACCAAGATGAAATCAAAGACATCATAGAAGAAAAACAACTACAAATATACCACTCCAAAGCAACACAAACAGCAGAACAAACAATAGGAAAAAAAATAGTATCAAACATCGTCATGCTAGGATCATTTGTAGAAGCAACAGGAATAATAACCGAAGAATCAGCAAAACAATCAATCCTAGACAGCGTACCAAAAGGAACAGAAGAACTAAACCTACAAGCATTCGAAGAAGGAAAAAAAATAGTAAAAAAAATAAACTAA
- the sucC gene encoding ADP-forming succinate--CoA ligase subunit beta — MNIHEYVAKSIFEKCNIRVPRSYLANSPEEAKAKAEMIAKPVAVKSQVLSGGRGKAGGILFADTPKEAAERTKELFKKTIKGEKVTKVLIEEKVDGKIDEYFISIILDRNAKKPLIMASMSGGMDIEQVAKETPEKIVKQYIEPLEEFMPYQARNIALKMGVDTSDVSAVGSFIWKLYQAFNDYDATVAEINPLMKTENGFIAADAKMAVDDDALFRHTKIKEFDDFRDEEFAYVKLDGNIAVIGNGAGLTLTGMDLIEYYGEKPATFLDVGGGASEENITKAIELVLKNPNVKVIFLNVLGGITRADDVAHAVVNVSKEAGHKVPIVIRLTGTNEEEGQKILKENNIPFETSMEKAAQKAVSIMQEL, encoded by the coding sequence ATGAACATACACGAATACGTAGCAAAATCAATATTTGAAAAATGCAACATAAGAGTACCAAGAAGCTACCTTGCAAACTCACCAGAAGAAGCAAAAGCAAAAGCAGAAATGATAGCCAAACCAGTAGCAGTAAAATCACAAGTACTATCAGGAGGCCGAGGAAAAGCAGGAGGAATACTCTTCGCAGACACACCAAAAGAAGCAGCAGAAAGAACAAAAGAACTATTCAAGAAAACAATCAAAGGAGAAAAAGTCACAAAAGTACTAATCGAAGAAAAAGTAGACGGAAAAATCGACGAATACTTCATATCAATAATCCTAGATAGAAACGCCAAAAAACCACTAATCATGGCAAGTATGTCAGGTGGAATGGACATAGAACAAGTAGCAAAAGAAACACCAGAAAAAATAGTAAAACAATACATAGAACCACTAGAAGAATTCATGCCATACCAAGCAAGAAACATAGCACTAAAAATGGGAGTAGACACAAGCGACGTATCCGCAGTAGGATCATTCATATGGAAACTATACCAAGCATTCAATGACTACGATGCAACAGTAGCAGAAATCAACCCACTCATGAAAACAGAAAACGGATTCATAGCAGCAGACGCAAAAATGGCAGTAGATGATGACGCATTATTCAGACACACAAAAATCAAAGAATTCGATGACTTCAGAGACGAAGAATTCGCATACGTAAAACTAGACGGAAACATAGCAGTAATAGGAAACGGAGCAGGACTAACACTAACCGGTATGGACTTAATAGAATACTATGGAGAAAAACCAGCAACATTCCTAGACGTAGGTGGAGGAGCCAGCGAAGAAAACATTACAAAAGCAATCGAACTAGTACTCAAAAATCCTAACGTAAAAGTAATATTCCTCAACGTACTAGGAGGAATAACAAGAGCAGATGATGTAGCACACGCAGTAGTAAACGTATCCAAAGAAGCAGGACACAAAGTACCTATAGTAATAAGATTAACAGGTACAAACGAAGAAGAAGGACAAAAAATTCTTAAAGAAAACAACATACCATTCGAAACATCAATGGAAAAAGCTGCACAAAAAGCAGTATCCATAATGCAAGAATTATAA
- a CDS encoding nucleotidyltransferase domain-containing protein, whose product MKNRRLIAQKFANSIKSQYIDKIILYGSVARGDDTENSDIDILIITNNYDKIESKVYNESYTIIIDDNEIISPHFITPEHFEKIKNFSFISTVLKEGILLG is encoded by the coding sequence ATGAAAAATCGTCGTTTAATTGCTCAAAAATTTGCAAATTCAATAAAATCACAATATATAGATAAAATTATATTATACGGCTCTGTTGCACGTGGTGACGATACTGAAAACTCCGATATAGATATTTTAATAATTACAAATAATTATGATAAAATTGAATCAAAAGTATATAATGAAAGTTATACTATAATAATTGATGATAATGAAATAATCTCACCACATTTTATAACTCCTGAACATTTTGAGAAAATTAAAAATTTTTCTTTTATTTCAACTGTACTGAAAGAGGGGATCTTACTTGGATGA
- a CDS encoding HEPN domain-containing protein codes for MDEIDYYFRNAEENLESSIALYDLGKCRNSLSLSYYAMFLVAKGLLISEGHITKTHSGVKSDFSKFYVKEGIFEQKWYVELSRSETLRNQADYDVTFNFNKKVAQERIIAATNFIKVVKDYIRNK; via the coding sequence TTGGATGAAATAGATTACTATTTTAGAAATGCTGAAGAAAATCTTGAATCAAGTATTGCGCTTTACGACTTGGGGAAATGCCGTAATTCACTTTCCTTATCTTATTATGCAATGTTTTTAGTTGCTAAAGGATTGCTTATTTCTGAAGGACATATAACTAAAACTCATAGCGGAGTTAAATCAGATTTTTCGAAGTTTTACGTCAAAGAGGGTATATTTGAACAAAAATGGTATGTTGAACTTTCAAGATCTGAAACGTTACGCAATCAAGCAGATTATGATGTAACCTTTAATTTCAACAAAAAAGTAGCACAAGAGCGTATAATAGCTGCTACAAATTTCATTAAAGTTGTTAAAGATTATATTAGAAATAAATGA
- the dusB gene encoding tRNA dihydrouridine synthase DusB, protein MKWKIKNVQIDNQIVLAPMSGVCDHAFRSIVKSMGCGLVSGEMISSNALYYGSKKTCEMLYFEDYERPLAVQIFGSDKNILCYAAEYVEENFKPDLLDINMGCPVAKVTNERMAGSRLLRNPEKIYDIVEGVVNSVDLPVTVKIRSGWDENCVNAVSVAGLVEEAGASAITVHPRTRSQGYSGHSDWSVIRDVKECVDIPVIGNGDVCSCYDAMEMLNVTDCDAVMVGRGCVGNPWLIRDCVNYLESGLKPVEVSLDEIINCIKYHTCLLVKLKGEHVAIRKMRKHTMDYLKSICCDKRFKQEVVKSSTQEELFYILDKYLGEDIIMSKDDRSAVNPFTGKKHYDTVDDDEFLAESYNYYYNEVNQYELLDNTPQGQMVFNISSRLINTVNDYLMKIGRYDYVEDYYDWEVHLVNSGTVNACCFPGGKILVYAGILSLMEYEDELAFVLSHEISHALLDHSRTSASVDNTKNSLSNATWMGSFALDMLGFHGAGDLTRAAVNVADFGSHYFLTKPWGRDHELEADKLGLKLAYMAGFNMNIVPDFWQKFSEGNRNEFDFFSTHPSDSKRIAVMRESLYELSEDSDFYAGPLLDKTPKVKREFKKDNYIPNSMPQMQQSSNVSSFNATNNEVKCCPNCGSKVENYDNFCMQCGYNLHEKNNICQDCGSQVNSEDKFCMNCGKKL, encoded by the coding sequence ATGAAGTGGAAGATTAAAAATGTTCAAATAGATAATCAGATTGTGTTAGCTCCTATGTCTGGTGTTTGTGATCATGCTTTTAGGAGTATTGTTAAGTCTATGGGTTGTGGGCTTGTCAGTGGTGAGATGATTTCTTCTAATGCATTATATTATGGTAGCAAGAAAACCTGTGAAATGTTATATTTTGAAGATTATGAAAGACCATTAGCTGTTCAGATTTTTGGCTCAGATAAGAATATTCTATGTTATGCTGCAGAGTATGTTGAGGAAAATTTTAAACCGGACCTCCTTGACATTAATATGGGTTGTCCTGTGGCTAAGGTTACTAATGAAAGAATGGCTGGTAGTAGATTATTAAGAAATCCTGAGAAAATATATGATATTGTTGAGGGAGTAGTTAATAGTGTTGACTTGCCTGTTACTGTGAAGATTAGAAGTGGATGGGATGAAAATTGTGTTAATGCAGTTAGTGTAGCAGGCCTTGTTGAAGAAGCAGGTGCTTCTGCAATTACTGTTCATCCACGTACCAGAAGTCAGGGATACTCAGGACACTCTGACTGGTCGGTTATACGAGATGTTAAGGAATGTGTTGACATACCTGTTATTGGTAATGGTGATGTATGTTCATGTTATGATGCTATGGAAATGTTAAATGTTACAGATTGTGATGCTGTGATGGTTGGCAGAGGATGTGTTGGTAATCCATGGCTGATAAGAGATTGTGTGAATTACCTTGAAAGTGGTCTTAAACCTGTAGAAGTGAGTCTGGATGAAATAATTAATTGTATTAAATACCATACGTGTTTGCTTGTGAAACTTAAGGGAGAACATGTTGCAATTCGTAAGATGAGGAAACATACTATGGATTATTTGAAGAGTATATGTTGTGATAAAAGATTTAAACAAGAAGTTGTTAAAAGTAGTACACAAGAAGAACTATTCTATATATTAGATAAATATTTAGGGGAGGACATTATTATGAGCAAGGATGATAGAAGTGCAGTGAACCCCTTTACTGGTAAGAAGCATTATGATACAGTAGATGATGATGAATTTCTTGCAGAAAGCTATAATTATTATTATAATGAGGTGAACCAGTATGAATTACTAGACAATACACCCCAAGGTCAGATGGTGTTTAACATATCTTCAAGACTTATTAATACTGTTAACGATTATCTTATGAAAATTGGAAGATATGATTATGTTGAAGATTACTATGATTGGGAAGTACACCTTGTTAATAGTGGAACAGTTAATGCATGTTGTTTTCCTGGGGGTAAGATACTGGTTTATGCGGGAATATTGTCACTCATGGAATATGAGGATGAACTTGCATTCGTGTTGTCTCATGAAATTTCACATGCACTTCTTGATCATTCAAGGACTAGTGCAAGTGTAGATAATACGAAGAACAGTCTTAGTAATGCTACTTGGATGGGGAGTTTTGCTCTTGACATGTTGGGTTTTCATGGGGCTGGAGATTTGACTCGTGCTGCTGTTAATGTTGCTGATTTTGGTTCTCATTACTTTTTAACAAAACCATGGGGTCGTGATCATGAACTTGAAGCAGACAAGTTAGGTTTGAAACTAGCTTATATGGCTGGATTTAATATGAACATTGTCCCGGACTTTTGGCAGAAATTTTCTGAGGGAAACCGTAACGAATTTGATTTCTTTTCAACTCACCCTTCTGACAGTAAACGTATTGCGGTTATGAGAGAATCATTATATGAATTAAGTGAAGATAGTGACTTTTATGCTGGGCCACTGCTTGATAAAACACCGAAAGTCAAACGTGAATTCAAGAAGGACAATTATATTCCAAACTCTATGCCACAAATGCAACAATCAAGTAATGTGTCCTCATTTAATGCAACAAACAATGAAGTAAAGTGTTGTCCAAATTGTGGAAGTAAAGTTGAAAATTATGATAACTTCTGCATGCAATGCGGTTATAACCTACATGAAAAAAATAACATCTGCCAAGACTGTGGCAGTCAAGTAAATAGTGAAGACAAATTCTGCATGAACTGTGGAAAAAAATTATGA
- a CDS encoding zinc ribbon domain-containing protein yields the protein MAHVHKNNRTKRAYEHGRTLIHIDQWYPSSKTCNNCQYYNDKLKLNNRIWTCPQCGNIHDRDINAAKNIQREGLKKI from the coding sequence ATGGCACATGTTCACAAAAATAATAGAACAAAAAGAGCATATGAACACGGACGAACACTAATACACATCGACCAATGGTACCCCTCCAGTAAAACATGCAACAACTGCCAATACTACAATGACAAGTTAAAACTCAACAACAGAATATGGACATGTCCACAATGTGGAAACATACATGACAGAGACATAAACGCAGCCAAAAACATACAACGAGAAGGATTAAAAAAAATATAA
- a CDS encoding RNA-guided endonuclease TnpB family protein, with protein sequence MKVVMYKSFVVRIYPDEVQENFFTNQFGCCRFVFNTFLDAKKKAYTENMEYLSFYDCSAMLTELKKSKTWLKRVDSTGLIESLKNLENAFNRFFNQISKYPRHKNKYNPVQSYKTNNINNNIRIKDKFIRLPKVGWIRYRTHQKITGQIQSVTVKRKASGKYFISILCKNVTRHIFKSNNRSCGIDLGVSRFVTINTGKIIQFPQQNKIIQLNNKIRRLQRKLSKKEFSSKNYNKIKKKIAQTYEKIHNILDYHFYKIAQQLTEEYQVICMETLNIKGMLKNSRLSKSIQEKSWHMFTKIIEQKEHMNTDEH encoded by the coding sequence TTGAAAGTTGTTATGTATAAGAGTTTTGTTGTTCGTATTTATCCTGATGAGGTTCAGGAGAATTTTTTCACCAATCAGTTTGGTTGTTGTCGGTTTGTTTTTAATACTTTTCTGGATGCCAAAAAGAAAGCATATACTGAAAATATGGAGTATTTATCTTTTTATGATTGTTCAGCTATGTTAACTGAGCTAAAAAAGTCTAAAACTTGGTTAAAACGAGTTGATTCCACAGGTTTAATTGAATCATTGAAAAATTTAGAAAATGCATTTAACAGATTCTTTAACCAAATCAGCAAGTATCCACGCCATAAAAATAAATATAATCCAGTACAATCTTATAAAACCAATAATATCAATAACAATATCAGAATTAAGGACAAATTTATTCGCCTTCCTAAGGTAGGTTGGATAAGATATCGTACCCATCAAAAGATAACTGGCCAAATACAATCTGTAACAGTTAAAAGAAAAGCATCCGGCAAATATTTTATTTCTATTTTATGTAAAAATGTTACAAGACATATTTTTAAGAGTAATAATCGTAGTTGTGGTATAGATTTGGGAGTATCACGTTTTGTCACAATAAACACGGGCAAAATAATACAGTTCCCACAACAAAACAAAATCATACAACTAAACAACAAAATACGAAGATTACAAAGAAAACTATCCAAAAAAGAATTTAGCAGCAAAAACTATAATAAAATCAAAAAGAAAATAGCACAAACCTATGAAAAAATACATAACATACTAGACTATCACTTCTATAAGATAGCACAACAATTAACAGAAGAATACCAAGTAATCTGCATGGAAACACTAAACATCAAAGGTATGCTAAAAAACAGCAGACTATCTAAGAGCATACAAGAAAAATCATGGCACATGTTCACAAAAATAATAGAACAAAAAGAGCATATGAACACGGACGAACACTAA
- a CDS encoding helix-turn-helix domain-containing protein, with amino-acid sequence MVGKTKIDIFRNMSKSELKEAMHEYVIAHRIYERLYAINLLAEGYSYDMVAHKMNKSYQTIHRWAKICESEGIDGLKPNYTGGRPEKISKSDLHKVDIMIKENDEITIQEVHDFILKEFNVDYSMKQIWEILTQKLNYKCKNTKVIPKNKELIINT; translated from the coding sequence ATGGTAGGCAAAACTAAAATTGATATTTTTAGGAATATGTCTAAATCTGAGTTAAAAGAAGCAATGCATGAGTATGTTATAGCTCATAGAATATATGAACGATTATATGCTATTAATTTATTAGCAGAAGGTTATTCATATGATATGGTAGCACATAAAATGAATAAATCTTATCAGACTATTCACAGGTGGGCTAAAATTTGTGAATCTGAGGGAATTGATGGTTTGAAACCTAATTATACTGGTGGAAGACCAGAAAAAATAAGTAAATCAGATTTACATAAAGTAGACATTATGATTAAAGAAAATGATGAAATTACTATTCAAGAAGTTCATGATTTTATTTTAAAAGAATTTAATGTCGATTACAGTATGAAGCAAATATGGGAGATTTTAACTCAAAAACTAAATTATAAATGTAAAAATACTAAAGTTATACCCAAAAATAAAGAGTTAATCATTAATACATAG
- a CDS encoding IS4 family transposase: MFSKVIVSNTLSNLRNIDKKYYVNENNFIYSKKLTPENTAGIILNNNGLNINSQARHFIKRIEKNWFFKVSGSAFCQRRQNLLPELFKEENDKLIHNVYKQLKHLHKYNGKSLLAADTSIITLTNHTITNEKYGIKSKLDAKNTIPRARISCITDTLTNMVISANINIKATSEPKLASRQINELKNIIDLKNSIIMGDRGYDSLEMMLNIIEQNSYFIIRLKDSTFKKERENLTKQDENIWININNTRLKNAENKEIKEKYLKEGRIKLRIIEIKLEKENDEEENKEYLITNLTKEMAPYDDFKELYHQRWSIETEFDRLKNIHEIENFSGRKEICIKQDFYAKILTYNMTMTLKQDGERFMTILISKNKKRRYQINISTALSLFKDILIVLLREKEEFKLKLLEFCIYEMIEDLSSSLIDPPNTERIVKDITNKFPGNIKRA; the protein is encoded by the coding sequence ATGTTTTCAAAAGTAATAGTATCCAACACATTATCCAATTTACGAAATATAGATAAAAAGTATTATGTTAATGAAAATAACTTCATATATTCAAAAAAATTAACTCCCGAAAACACAGCAGGTATTATATTGAATAATAATGGATTAAACATTAATTCACAAGCTAGACATTTCATCAAAAGAATTGAAAAAAATTGGTTTTTTAAAGTTTCAGGTTCTGCTTTTTGCCAAAGAAGACAAAATTTACTCCCTGAATTATTTAAAGAGGAAAATGATAAGTTAATTCATAACGTATACAAACAATTAAAACATTTACATAAATATAATGGAAAATCATTACTTGCAGCAGATACTTCCATCATAACACTAACTAATCATACTATTACTAACGAAAAATATGGAATTAAGTCCAAATTAGATGCTAAAAACACTATTCCACGAGCAAGAATTTCATGTATAACTGATACACTAACTAATATGGTAATAAGTGCCAACATCAATATTAAAGCAACTAGCGAACCCAAACTTGCATCTAGACAAATAAATGAGCTTAAAAACATCATCGATTTAAAAAACAGCATAATTATGGGTGACAGAGGATATGACTCACTAGAAATGATGTTAAACATCATAGAACAAAACTCCTATTTCATAATACGATTAAAAGACTCCACATTCAAAAAAGAACGCGAAAATTTAACAAAACAGGATGAAAACATATGGATTAACATAAATAATACTCGTTTAAAAAATGCTGAAAATAAAGAAATAAAAGAAAAATACCTAAAAGAAGGACGAATTAAACTAAGAATAATCGAAATAAAATTAGAAAAAGAAAATGATGAAGAAGAAAATAAAGAATACCTTATTACAAATTTAACAAAAGAAATGGCACCATATGATGATTTTAAAGAGTTATATCATCAAAGATGGAGTATAGAAACAGAATTTGACCGATTAAAAAACATACACGAAATAGAAAATTTCAGCGGTAGAAAAGAAATATGCATAAAACAAGACTTCTACGCTAAAATATTAACATACAACATGACTATGACACTTAAACAAGACGGAGAAAGATTTATGACAATATTAATCTCAAAAAACAAAAAAAGACGATACCAAATCAACATATCAACTGCACTCAGTTTATTCAAAGACATATTAATAGTATTATTAAGAGAAAAAGAAGAATTTAAACTAAAATTATTAGAATTTTGTATATACGAGATGATAGAAGATTTATCTTCATCCTTAATCGATCCACCAAACACAGAAAGAATAGTAAAAGACATAACCAACAAATTTCCAGGAAATATCAAAAGAGCATAA
- a CDS encoding DUF1002 domain-containing protein → MSGKSICAIILVIIAVAIFVPFGSSDHVGGTSDVVVTYGETTYNNAEYKQIVNNYFNVNNAKESVITANDVNKISSDISQRTYNSNQIFSCAMVDVSGNNNIDIDVDTSKITTVTPSMYKSALDSAGITKGHVKITSPVSATGESALAGIMQSYEESTGTKIPDKVKDAANNEIYTQSEVAQNSNASADDIAKMMDTVKEEVAKENTTDAGKITNIVNNVASNNNIQISNNDINILVNSIQQTQSVKDQASQYQSQLSGYVNSGAAQSIFDRAIAFINSIINPTNKVGNTNTTNNSSNY, encoded by the coding sequence ATGAGTGGAAAATCTATATGTGCAATAATCCTAGTTATTATTGCAGTAGCAATATTTGTACCCTTCGGATCATCCGACCACGTGGGAGGTACAAGTGACGTAGTAGTAACATATGGTGAAACAACATATAACAATGCTGAATACAAACAAATAGTGAACAATTACTTTAATGTTAACAATGCAAAAGAATCAGTTATAACAGCAAATGATGTTAATAAGATTTCCTCAGACATTAGTCAAAGAACATACAACTCAAACCAGATATTCTCATGTGCAATGGTAGACGTATCAGGTAATAATAACATAGACATTGACGTGGACACATCAAAAATTACAACAGTAACACCAAGCATGTACAAATCAGCATTAGACTCCGCCGGAATAACAAAAGGACATGTTAAAATAACAAGCCCAGTAAGTGCAACAGGAGAAAGTGCACTGGCAGGTATCATGCAATCCTACGAGGAAAGTACAGGAACAAAAATACCAGACAAAGTAAAAGATGCAGCAAACAATGAAATATACACACAATCAGAAGTAGCACAAAACAGTAACGCAAGCGCAGACGATATTGCAAAGATGATGGATACAGTAAAAGAAGAAGTAGCAAAAGAAAACACCACAGACGCAGGGAAAATAACAAACATAGTAAACAATGTAGCAAGCAACAACAACATCCAAATATCAAACAATGACATTAACATACTAGTAAACAGTATACAACAAACACAATCAGTGAAAGACCAGGCAAGCCAATATCAAAGCCAACTATCAGGATACGTTAACTCCGGAGCAGCACAATCAATATTCGACAGAGCAATAGCATTCATAAATTCAATTATAAACCCTACAAACAAAGTAGGAAACACAAACACAACCAATAATAGCTCCAACTATTAA
- the twy1 gene encoding 4-demethylwyosine synthase TYW1, whose product MIITENERKNLEKKGYRFAGEHAHAGNKICHWTRKSIVDDGVCYKEQFYGIKSHRCLQMSPAIPYCQHKCLFCWRDTDITKTSWDSDDYDDPKTIIEDCVENQKLLLCGYFGNDNANPEKLAECVKPNNAAMSLAGEPLLYPEINQLIHEFKRQDFTTFLVSNGEDPEAIKKLEEEEPTQLYVSLDAPNKETYKRVCLPQVENGWEKLNESLELLSTLDTRKVLRITSVKDLNMNNPEEYAKIISKCDIDYVEIKAYMFVGDSRNRLQWENMPKTVDIQEFAKQVAIHSGLDVIDEVEKSRVLLLGDKKPKKYNN is encoded by the coding sequence ATGATAATCACAGAAAATGAACGTAAAAATTTAGAAAAAAAAGGTTACCGATTTGCTGGCGAACATGCACATGCAGGTAATAAGATTTGTCACTGGACGCGAAAGAGCATAGTTGATGACGGAGTATGTTATAAGGAACAATTTTATGGCATAAAGAGTCATCGTTGTCTGCAAATGTCACCTGCCATACCATACTGTCAGCATAAATGCCTGTTCTGTTGGAGAGACACTGATATAACTAAGACCTCATGGGATAGTGATGACTATGATGATCCGAAAACTATCATTGAGGATTGTGTGGAGAACCAGAAGCTTTTATTATGCGGCTACTTCGGTAATGATAATGCAAATCCTGAAAAGTTAGCAGAATGTGTTAAGCCCAATAATGCTGCTATGAGCCTTGCAGGTGAACCATTATTATATCCTGAGATTAACCAGCTTATACATGAGTTTAAAAGACAGGATTTCACAACATTCCTCGTGAGTAATGGTGAAGACCCTGAAGCTATTAAGAAACTGGAAGAAGAGGAACCAACACAGTTATACGTGTCACTTGATGCTCCAAACAAGGAAACATATAAGAGAGTATGTTTACCACAAGTAGAAAATGGGTGGGAAAAGCTTAATGAAAGCCTTGAATTATTATCCACATTAGACACCAGGAAAGTACTTCGTATAACCAGCGTAAAAGATTTGAACATGAACAACCCAGAGGAATATGCAAAGATAATCAGCAAATGTGACATAGACTATGTTGAAATAAAGGCTTACATGTTTGTAGGAGATTCACGTAACAGACTACAATGGGAGAACATGCCAAAAACTGTGGACATTCAGGAGTTTGCAAAGCAGGTGGCAATCCACTCAGGCTTGGATGTGATTGATGAAGTGGAAAAAAGCCGAGTTCTACTTCTTGGTGACAAAAAACCCAAAAAGTATAATAATTAA